TATGTAGTATGTATCAAGGGGGAAAAATGGTCCCTTTTGATCGTATCATCAGTCATCATCTCCAGTTGTGTACTCGAAGAAAAAAATTTGTTATGATTTTGTTGTACACAGTTTAAAGCACATGCTGAATTTATCGTTATATACTTGGAGTCTCTACCCACTATTCTGCAGAAGAAGTATGCATTGTTACATGACCTTGATAAAAGTCTACAAGGTATTTGTGATGCCTACTCGACGCTTACCGTTAATGAAATCAGCTCTTATTTATCAACTTTTTTGTCTGTGTTCTTGTTAATTATGTATGTGGAAAGAAATCCAAAGGCAGAATGTGAATCTTTGTGAGCAAGAAATCGATGATATTAAGAGGGGTGTTAGGGTGGGAAATTTCATGCCTGGTACTTCACTTGTGAGATTCTCGGATGATGCACTTGATGAGCAAAAGCATGGTGTCAGGATAGCTGATGAGAAGGTTGTGTTGGCTGTTCAGGCTTATGATTTGGTACTCGACATCTCTTTTCTGAACTCTTGTTATATGAGAATTAATGATTGTTCTTGTACGTCCTAGTTTGAACTTTTATTGGCTGCACTCCCACTTTTGGATTATAGTATTTGAATGGCTTACAAGAACAAATATTGCTGAAACGTTGTTCTATCATCATGCTGAGTACTCTTTGATGGTGCCTGATTGCTAGATTAATTTATCAGGAAATAGCAGTGTGAACTGACTGACAGAACACAGCTCAGTGCCGAACACACCTTAAATTACTGGTGTTTTACATTTTCTTCTTATCATATTATTTGCTCATATTTCTTTTATATTGAATTGAGATACGTTGGAAATTGGATTGTTTTCCCTCTCACTTTTTTTGGGGCTTATTTTGGACTAAACTAACAATGCTTTCAGGTTGATACACATGCACAACAACTTGATCAATATCTGAAAAATTTAGACGAGGAACTTCGGCGTGGTATGCATTTAGTACTATACGATGCTATACTGGGATTTTTATTCGTACTCTTCATCAGAATGCCCAGATGGTTTAGTGATTGTTTCTATTTCACCTGAATTACAGAAAGAGAGAGTGCTGCTGCCAATGTGCAGCCTCCGTCAAGCATCAACGACGGAGTTGCAAAATCTGGCCGGGGTAATGAAGGTGGAAGAGGCAACCGTAAAAAGTATTAACCTTTACAAAAGTTTTTATTTTACTATCTTCTTGCTGGATTTCCTTACATGTTATCGATTGGTTTTGTTTTCCTGTTTGGAAAATTTGGTCTTGAGGTTATTCATTATTGGCTTGCATAGAAAAAATGATACCAAAATTTAATGTTTACGAGAGATAAATTATATATATGAGTTTTTTTTGCTCGAGTCTTCTTCACAAGACATGGTGCCAGCTATATTCAAGGTTTTATTTTGTTTTTTGATCAAGTAAGCTTTACACTTGCAGAACACGTTTGGTAACAGCAGTTGCAACAGAAGCAGCAACTTCAATCCCATCTGGTATGGAGTTAGATTTGCCGGTGGACCCGAATGAACCAACATATTGTTATTGTAACCAAGTTAACTTCGGGGACATGGTTGCCTGTGATAACCCTGAGGTAATGTATAGTTTCTCTACCTCTGTTAAAAGAAAAACATTTACTTATCGTTTTTTGGTGTCTCGTTCATCCCATCTCATTCTGCTCCTCTTTTAACAGTGCAAAGTAGAATGGTTCCACTTTGCTTGTGTTGGTCTGAAAGAAACGCCGAAAGGGAAATGGTATTGCTCAGATTGTGCCGTGCTGAAGAATCAACGCAGGGGTAGATGAATGAAGGATATATTTTTCTTTGAGAAATTGTAGACCAAAGGATATATTCATGTATAAGCAACTACTTATTTGATTCTGTAGCAGTCTTTAAAATCTTATTGTGTCAGATGATCAAAAAAAACAATCCACTTAATTTTTTTAACCAAAAGCATAATATTTACATATGATTACATTTCCGAATTTCGACATATATAAGCATTTTTGTTGGGCTTTAGGCTTAGGCTCTAAGTATTGGGTGTATCATAATAGGACCCGAATTGTGTTTTGTGGATTCATTCAGAAAATAAATAAAACCTCTTTCCCTCCAACTCTCTTCTCCTTCCCTCGctactctgttttctcttctactcTGTTTTCTCTTAAACTATCGGTGCTCAATCGTAACATTCAACAAAATAGTTAAGAATGGAAATATAATTTTGAAAATCCCTAATTTTAAAAGTAAACACAATGTATTCAAAAGTACAAAACAACATTTATCAACTTCTAATGAAAGTTTTGAGAATCTACTTTATGACTAGACTAGATGGCATCCTTTGTCGCAGAAGAGGATGGGCGGTGGCTGCGTTGATCTTTTGGGTAACCAGGCTTTACGGCCGCCGAAGCGACTTCTTCCGGTGAGTGTAGTTTCTTACGTTTGCTTTGGTCGGTGAGAGGTTATAGAAACTGAAAGAGAAATAGGGTTTATTATTCATGTTTTTTGTTCGATCGCTTATTCGCTTACTGAGAAAAATTATTGTATTTGGGGGTTTCAGAAAGAGACCCTTTTGTTTGGTTGCTGAGAAAACTACAAGAGCTTTTGTTGATAGCTAAAAAACAAGTAATTTGAATTATACACAAGCCAATTAATTGAATTAAGTTTAACTTCTAATTCTTATAGCTATTAGCTCCCAAATTCttacataatttttaattatatgtaTGATTTAATACTGATTTTAGGTTGGATTCGATCTTAAAAATCATTTTCTTTTAAACAAGGTCGCCGTGGCTCATACAATTGGTCACGTGATTGCAACTCTATTGATTTTGCAGCTCTTGCAGAAATATGGATGGAAAAAATGGTCTGGACTTGCAATCTCTAAGCAAATTTGATTTTGTTCTTCTTTTTATGAAATTTCATATTCTCCATTGATTTTTTGTTAATATGTTACAATAATTGAATTCTCAATGAGCTGCTTCAATTTTAAATGTTTAACTGGATTTTCACTTCTTTTCCGGAAAATCTATACAAAAAGTATATCTTCTGTAGTTTCTTGTGTTGTTCAAGGATTCAATGCAACCGTGTTCGCTTACGGATCAATTGAAAGGTATGAATCCTGAACATTCATAATCACTCCTTGTGAATGTAATGGGTATTATGTATTTTCGGAGTCACTAAAGTAAATACTGATCTCTAATTTTTATCTCTGGTGCATTGGCAAGCTATTGGATTTTTCATAGAAATCTCGGCTCTGTCCATTTATGTTTGGCACTGTCTATTTCAATTTGTTTTAGAAATCGAGTATAAAATGTTTTGTTTGATATAGTTTCAGTGGCAAAACATATACACCGGTAGGGACTAAGCAAGATCCTCACCTCATGGTTCTCAGTCTGAATACAATTTTTGATCTTAGAAgaagtattttttttaatatagaTTATTATAGAGTTTAATTTTTAAATGGTTATTTATGTTTAAAAGTTCGAGTTTGACAAAGTGACTGCAATCCATTTATATTCACTTCAAGTGAATTATAAAAATTATGGATTCTAAAATTGATGAAATTGTACAATCTCATGAAGACTTGTGTCTTTGTGTTCTATCAAACTCCTATTTTGTTGCTGATGTGCAACTCATATAAGTGGGTTTTTTTTTCCTGTATCTGACATATGTTAGCAATCTACTATGTCAGACTCATCCTTGATTCAAGGATGTTGTATGGGATAAACTCTATGAAATGGAAGCAGCATGCATTCAAACTTGAAGTGAATGGGGAGCTAATTGTTGATATATTTGTAGTTTTTGTCAGTTGAATGCTCCAGCACCAACACAATCTAGCTCAGGACCCTCATGGAAGGTTTGTTAATATTCTGTTTGTGAATGAAGTTTAAGCAttcttttttttctcttttcaATGTTGCTACTTTAAAAAAAATGACAATTGACAAGCAATCTCTTTTCCCTTTTCTTGCAGAATCTTACTCAAAAAGATTTGAATTTCG
This DNA window, taken from Rutidosis leptorrhynchoides isolate AG116_Rl617_1_P2 unplaced genomic scaffold, CSIRO_AGI_Rlap_v1 contig276, whole genome shotgun sequence, encodes the following:
- the LOC139882495 gene encoding PHD finger protein ING1-like, with the protein product MSSFDEFEANLESLPTILQKKYALLHDLDKSLQEIQRQNVNLCEQEIDDIKRGVRVGNFMPGTSLVRFSDDALDEQKHGVRIADEKVVLAVQAYDLVDTHAQQLDQYLKNLDEELRRERESAAANVQPPSSINDGVAKSGRGNEGGRGNRKKTRLVTAVATEAATSIPSGMELDLPVDPNEPTYCYCNQVNFGDMVACDNPECKVEWFHFACVGLKETPKGKWYCSDCAVLKNQRRGR